Proteins encoded by one window of Lates calcarifer isolate ASB-BC8 linkage group LG5, TLL_Latcal_v3, whole genome shotgun sequence:
- the rbm47 gene encoding RNA-binding protein 47 isoform X2: MTAEDPASSSTMSNNAAPSKPSKPSSGASHHSLHGQINIPEGVAGAPNEAALVALMERTGYSMVQENGQRKYGPPPGWNGPSPPRGCEIFVGKIPRDVYEDELVPVFESVGRIYEMRLMMDFDGKNRGYAFVMYTEKHEAKRAVRELNNYEVRPGRLLGVCSSVDNCRLFIGGIPKTKKREEILEEVSKVTEGVLDVIVYASAADKMKNRGFAFVEYESHRAAAMARRKLMPGRIQLWGHQIAVDWAEPEIDVDEDVMETVKILYVRNLMMETSEETIRQVFSQWNPGCVERVKKIRDYAFVHFTSREDAVLAMDHLNGTEVEGSCIEVTLAKPVDKEQYSRQKASKGGVSATPEATQQNYVYQCDPYTLAYYGYPYNTLIGPNRDYFVKGSPMIQNNGTVRGRGRAATGNRTPGPRGSYLGGYSAGRGIYSRYHEGKTKQPEKPYELMPSLELAASVNPVGIKPGTIALPTLGGQYPVFSAAPAAKLMEEGKVHTVEHLINPLAMQHPEHTTATAAAAATVLPAVSTPPPFQGRPITPVYAMAHNVQRIPAASGLYGAGYVPITNYAANTAALAALQKNAAVAAAAYGGYTGYAVPQAFPATAFQLPIHDVYQTY; encoded by the exons ATGACAGCCGAAGATCCTGCTTCCTCCTCGACCATGAGCAATAACGCTGCCCCCTCCAAACCCTCCAAACCCTCCTCTGGTGCCTCCCACCACTCTCTCCATGGACAGATCAACATCCCTGAGGGTGTTGCGGGTGCTCCCAACGAGGCTGCACTGGTGGCCCTGATGGAGCGCACTGGCTACAGTATGGTCCAGGAAAACGGTCAGCGTAAATATGGTCCACCTCCTGGCTGGAACGGTCCATCTCCTCCACGGGGATGTGAAATCTTTGTGGGCAAAATCCCACGGGACGTTTATGAGGATGAGCTGGTCCCTGTGTTTGAGTCCGTAGGACGCATCTATGAGATGCGGCTGATGATGGACTTTGACGGGAAGAACCGAGGGTACGCATTTGTGAtgtacacagagaaacatgaggCCAAACGTGCCGTGCGGGAGCTCAACAACTATGAGGTGCGGCCTGGGCGGCTACTGGGGGTCTGCTCCTCAGTGGACAACTGCCGTCTTTTCATAGGCGGCATTCCCAAGACCAAAAAGCGTGAGGAGATTCTGGAGGAGGTGTCTAAGGTGACAGAAGGTGTACTAGACGTGATAGTTTATGCCAGCGCTGCAGATAAGATGAAGAACCGTGGCTTTGCCTTTGTAGAGTATGAGTCACATCGTGCGGCCGCCATGGCTCGCAGGAAGCTGATGCCTGGACGCATTCAGCTGTGGGGTCACCAGATCGCAGTGGACTGGGCCGAGCCAGAGATTGATGTGGACGAAGACGTGATGGAGACAGTGAAGATCCTCTACGTCAGGAATCTGATGATGGAGACCAGCGAAGAGACGATTAGACAG GTGTTCAGCCAGTGGAACCCTGGATGTGTCGAACGAGTGAAGAAAATCCGTGACTATGCCTTTGTCCACTTTACCTCCCGGGAGGACGCTGTCCTGGCCATGGACCACCTCAACGGCACAGAGGTGGAAGGGTCCTGCATTGAGGTGACCCTCGCCAAGCCAGTCGATAAGGAGCAGTACTCACGTCAGAAGGCCTCAAAGGGGGGAGTTTCCGCCACTCCAGAGGCAACTCAGCAGAACTACGTGTACCAGTGTGATCCATACACACTTGCTTACTACGGTTATCCCTACAACACCCTCATCGGACCCAACAGGGACTACTTCGTCAAAG GATCCCCAATGATACAGAACAATG GTACTGTGCGAGGTCGTGGTCGTGCTGCTACAGGTAACCGTACCCCTGGGCCGCGGGGGTCATACCTGGGGGGTTACTCTGCCGGTCGTGGCATCTACAGCCGCTACCATGAGGGCAAGACCAAGCAGCCCGAAAAGCCCTATGAGCTGATGCCCAGTCTGGAGCTCGCTGCCTCCGTCAACCCAGTTGGCATCAAACCTGGCACAA TAGCGTTGCCAACTCTGGGCGGGCAGTACCCAGTGTTCAGTGCGGCTCCCGCAGCCAAACTGATGGAGGAGGGGAAGGTGCACACGGTGGAGCACCTTATCAACCCTCTGGCCATGCAACACCCTGAACACACCAccgccactgctgctgctgctgccaccgtCCTACCTGCAGTCTCTACCCCTCCACCTTTCCAG GGTCGTCCAATCACTCCCGTCTATGCCATGGCCCACAACGTCCAGCGTATCCCAGCAGCAAGCGGCCTGTACGGAGCTGGATACGTCCCCATCACAAACTACGCCGCCAACACGGCAGCTCTGGCCGCTCTGCAGAAGAATGCGGCGGTGGCGGCCGCGGCATACGGAGGTTACACTGGCTACGCCGTGCCGCAGGCCTTCCCTGCCACAGCCTTCCAGCTGCCCATCCACGATGTCTACCAGACATACTGA
- the rbm47 gene encoding RNA-binding protein 47 isoform X5 has translation MTAEDPASSSTMSNNAAPSKPSKPSSGASHHSLHGQINIPEGVAGAPNEAALVALMERTGYSMVQENGQRKYGPPPGWNGPSPPRGCEIFVGKIPRDVYEDELVPVFESVGRIYEMRLMMDFDGKNRGYAFVMYTEKHEAKRAVRELNNYEVRPGRLLGVCSSVDNCRLFIGGIPKTKKREEILEEVSKVTEGVLDVIVYASAADKMKNRGFAFVEYESHRAAAMARRKLMPGRIQLWGHQIAVDWAEPEIDVDEDVMETVKILYVRNLMMETSEETIRQVFSQWNPGCVERVKKIRDYAFVHFTSREDAVLAMDHLNGTEVEGSCIEVTLAKPVDKEQYSRQKASKGGVSATPEATQQNYVYQCDPYTLAYYGYPYNTLIGPNRDYFVKGSPMIQNNVALPTLGGQYPVFSAAPAAKLMEEGKVHTVEHLINPLAMQHPEHTTATAAAAATVLPAVSTPPPFQGRPITPVYAMAHNVQRIPAASGLYGAGYVPITNYAANTAALAALQKNAAVAAAAYGGYTGYAVPQAFPATAFQLPIHDVYQTY, from the exons ATGACAGCCGAAGATCCTGCTTCCTCCTCGACCATGAGCAATAACGCTGCCCCCTCCAAACCCTCCAAACCCTCCTCTGGTGCCTCCCACCACTCTCTCCATGGACAGATCAACATCCCTGAGGGTGTTGCGGGTGCTCCCAACGAGGCTGCACTGGTGGCCCTGATGGAGCGCACTGGCTACAGTATGGTCCAGGAAAACGGTCAGCGTAAATATGGTCCACCTCCTGGCTGGAACGGTCCATCTCCTCCACGGGGATGTGAAATCTTTGTGGGCAAAATCCCACGGGACGTTTATGAGGATGAGCTGGTCCCTGTGTTTGAGTCCGTAGGACGCATCTATGAGATGCGGCTGATGATGGACTTTGACGGGAAGAACCGAGGGTACGCATTTGTGAtgtacacagagaaacatgaggCCAAACGTGCCGTGCGGGAGCTCAACAACTATGAGGTGCGGCCTGGGCGGCTACTGGGGGTCTGCTCCTCAGTGGACAACTGCCGTCTTTTCATAGGCGGCATTCCCAAGACCAAAAAGCGTGAGGAGATTCTGGAGGAGGTGTCTAAGGTGACAGAAGGTGTACTAGACGTGATAGTTTATGCCAGCGCTGCAGATAAGATGAAGAACCGTGGCTTTGCCTTTGTAGAGTATGAGTCACATCGTGCGGCCGCCATGGCTCGCAGGAAGCTGATGCCTGGACGCATTCAGCTGTGGGGTCACCAGATCGCAGTGGACTGGGCCGAGCCAGAGATTGATGTGGACGAAGACGTGATGGAGACAGTGAAGATCCTCTACGTCAGGAATCTGATGATGGAGACCAGCGAAGAGACGATTAGACAG GTGTTCAGCCAGTGGAACCCTGGATGTGTCGAACGAGTGAAGAAAATCCGTGACTATGCCTTTGTCCACTTTACCTCCCGGGAGGACGCTGTCCTGGCCATGGACCACCTCAACGGCACAGAGGTGGAAGGGTCCTGCATTGAGGTGACCCTCGCCAAGCCAGTCGATAAGGAGCAGTACTCACGTCAGAAGGCCTCAAAGGGGGGAGTTTCCGCCACTCCAGAGGCAACTCAGCAGAACTACGTGTACCAGTGTGATCCATACACACTTGCTTACTACGGTTATCCCTACAACACCCTCATCGGACCCAACAGGGACTACTTCGTCAAAG GATCCCCAATGATACAGAACAATG TAGCGTTGCCAACTCTGGGCGGGCAGTACCCAGTGTTCAGTGCGGCTCCCGCAGCCAAACTGATGGAGGAGGGGAAGGTGCACACGGTGGAGCACCTTATCAACCCTCTGGCCATGCAACACCCTGAACACACCAccgccactgctgctgctgctgccaccgtCCTACCTGCAGTCTCTACCCCTCCACCTTTCCAG GGTCGTCCAATCACTCCCGTCTATGCCATGGCCCACAACGTCCAGCGTATCCCAGCAGCAAGCGGCCTGTACGGAGCTGGATACGTCCCCATCACAAACTACGCCGCCAACACGGCAGCTCTGGCCGCTCTGCAGAAGAATGCGGCGGTGGCGGCCGCGGCATACGGAGGTTACACTGGCTACGCCGTGCCGCAGGCCTTCCCTGCCACAGCCTTCCAGCTGCCCATCCACGATGTCTACCAGACATACTGA
- the rbm47 gene encoding RNA-binding protein 47 isoform X6, with amino-acid sequence MTAEDPASSSTMSNNAAPSKPSKPSSGASHHSLHGQINIPEGVAGAPNEAALVALMERTGYSMVQENGQRKYGPPPGWNGPSPPRGCEIFVGKIPRDVYEDELVPVFESVGRIYEMRLMMDFDGKNRGYAFVMYTEKHEAKRAVRELNNYEVRPGRLLGVCSSVDNCRLFIGGIPKTKKREEILEEVSKVTEGVLDVIVYASAADKMKNRGFAFVEYESHRAAAMARRKLMPGRIQLWGHQIAVDWAEPEIDVDEDVMETVKILYVRNLMMETSEETIRQVFSQWNPGCVERVKKIRDYAFVHFTSREDAVLAMDHLNGTEVEGSCIEVTLAKPVDKEQYSRQKASKGGVSATPEATQQNYVYQCDPYTLAYYGYPYNTLIGPNRDYFVKVALPTLGGQYPVFSAAPAAKLMEEGKVHTVEHLINPLAMQHPEHTTATAAAAATVLPAVSTPPPFQGRPITPVYAMAHNVQRIPAASGLYGAGYVPITNYAANTAALAALQKNAAVAAAAYGGYTGYAVPQAFPATAFQLPIHDVYQTY; translated from the exons ATGACAGCCGAAGATCCTGCTTCCTCCTCGACCATGAGCAATAACGCTGCCCCCTCCAAACCCTCCAAACCCTCCTCTGGTGCCTCCCACCACTCTCTCCATGGACAGATCAACATCCCTGAGGGTGTTGCGGGTGCTCCCAACGAGGCTGCACTGGTGGCCCTGATGGAGCGCACTGGCTACAGTATGGTCCAGGAAAACGGTCAGCGTAAATATGGTCCACCTCCTGGCTGGAACGGTCCATCTCCTCCACGGGGATGTGAAATCTTTGTGGGCAAAATCCCACGGGACGTTTATGAGGATGAGCTGGTCCCTGTGTTTGAGTCCGTAGGACGCATCTATGAGATGCGGCTGATGATGGACTTTGACGGGAAGAACCGAGGGTACGCATTTGTGAtgtacacagagaaacatgaggCCAAACGTGCCGTGCGGGAGCTCAACAACTATGAGGTGCGGCCTGGGCGGCTACTGGGGGTCTGCTCCTCAGTGGACAACTGCCGTCTTTTCATAGGCGGCATTCCCAAGACCAAAAAGCGTGAGGAGATTCTGGAGGAGGTGTCTAAGGTGACAGAAGGTGTACTAGACGTGATAGTTTATGCCAGCGCTGCAGATAAGATGAAGAACCGTGGCTTTGCCTTTGTAGAGTATGAGTCACATCGTGCGGCCGCCATGGCTCGCAGGAAGCTGATGCCTGGACGCATTCAGCTGTGGGGTCACCAGATCGCAGTGGACTGGGCCGAGCCAGAGATTGATGTGGACGAAGACGTGATGGAGACAGTGAAGATCCTCTACGTCAGGAATCTGATGATGGAGACCAGCGAAGAGACGATTAGACAG GTGTTCAGCCAGTGGAACCCTGGATGTGTCGAACGAGTGAAGAAAATCCGTGACTATGCCTTTGTCCACTTTACCTCCCGGGAGGACGCTGTCCTGGCCATGGACCACCTCAACGGCACAGAGGTGGAAGGGTCCTGCATTGAGGTGACCCTCGCCAAGCCAGTCGATAAGGAGCAGTACTCACGTCAGAAGGCCTCAAAGGGGGGAGTTTCCGCCACTCCAGAGGCAACTCAGCAGAACTACGTGTACCAGTGTGATCCATACACACTTGCTTACTACGGTTATCCCTACAACACCCTCATCGGACCCAACAGGGACTACTTCGTCAAAG TAGCGTTGCCAACTCTGGGCGGGCAGTACCCAGTGTTCAGTGCGGCTCCCGCAGCCAAACTGATGGAGGAGGGGAAGGTGCACACGGTGGAGCACCTTATCAACCCTCTGGCCATGCAACACCCTGAACACACCAccgccactgctgctgctgctgccaccgtCCTACCTGCAGTCTCTACCCCTCCACCTTTCCAG GGTCGTCCAATCACTCCCGTCTATGCCATGGCCCACAACGTCCAGCGTATCCCAGCAGCAAGCGGCCTGTACGGAGCTGGATACGTCCCCATCACAAACTACGCCGCCAACACGGCAGCTCTGGCCGCTCTGCAGAAGAATGCGGCGGTGGCGGCCGCGGCATACGGAGGTTACACTGGCTACGCCGTGCCGCAGGCCTTCCCTGCCACAGCCTTCCAGCTGCCCATCCACGATGTCTACCAGACATACTGA
- the rbm47 gene encoding RNA-binding protein 47 isoform X4 — protein MTAEDPASSSTMSNNAAPSKPSKPSSGASHHSLHGQINIPEGVAGAPNEAALVALMERTGYSMVQENGQRKYGPPPGWNGPSPPRGCEIFVGKIPRDVYEDELVPVFESVGRIYEMRLMMDFDGKNRGYAFVMYTEKHEAKRAVRELNNYEVRPGRLLGVCSSVDNCRLFIGGIPKTKKREEILEEVSKVTEGVLDVIVYASAADKMKNRGFAFVEYESHRAAAMARRKLMPGRIQLWGHQIAVDWAEPEIDVDEDVMETVKILYVRNLMMETSEETIRQVFSQWNPGCVERVKKIRDYAFVHFTSREDAVLAMDHLNGTEVEGSCIEVTLAKPVDKEQYSRQKASKGGVSATPEATQQNYVYQCDPYTLAYYGYPYNTLIGPNRDYFVKGTVRGRGRAATGNRTPGPRGSYLGGYSAGRGIYSRYHEGKTKQPEKPYELMPSLELAASVNPVGIKPGTIALPTLGGQYPVFSAAPAAKLMEEGKVHTVEHLINPLAMQHPEHTTATAAAAATVLPAVSTPPPFQGRPITPVYAMAHNVQRIPAASGLYGAGYVPITNYAANTAALAALQKNAAVAAAAYGGYTGYAVPQAFPATAFQLPIHDVYQTY, from the exons ATGACAGCCGAAGATCCTGCTTCCTCCTCGACCATGAGCAATAACGCTGCCCCCTCCAAACCCTCCAAACCCTCCTCTGGTGCCTCCCACCACTCTCTCCATGGACAGATCAACATCCCTGAGGGTGTTGCGGGTGCTCCCAACGAGGCTGCACTGGTGGCCCTGATGGAGCGCACTGGCTACAGTATGGTCCAGGAAAACGGTCAGCGTAAATATGGTCCACCTCCTGGCTGGAACGGTCCATCTCCTCCACGGGGATGTGAAATCTTTGTGGGCAAAATCCCACGGGACGTTTATGAGGATGAGCTGGTCCCTGTGTTTGAGTCCGTAGGACGCATCTATGAGATGCGGCTGATGATGGACTTTGACGGGAAGAACCGAGGGTACGCATTTGTGAtgtacacagagaaacatgaggCCAAACGTGCCGTGCGGGAGCTCAACAACTATGAGGTGCGGCCTGGGCGGCTACTGGGGGTCTGCTCCTCAGTGGACAACTGCCGTCTTTTCATAGGCGGCATTCCCAAGACCAAAAAGCGTGAGGAGATTCTGGAGGAGGTGTCTAAGGTGACAGAAGGTGTACTAGACGTGATAGTTTATGCCAGCGCTGCAGATAAGATGAAGAACCGTGGCTTTGCCTTTGTAGAGTATGAGTCACATCGTGCGGCCGCCATGGCTCGCAGGAAGCTGATGCCTGGACGCATTCAGCTGTGGGGTCACCAGATCGCAGTGGACTGGGCCGAGCCAGAGATTGATGTGGACGAAGACGTGATGGAGACAGTGAAGATCCTCTACGTCAGGAATCTGATGATGGAGACCAGCGAAGAGACGATTAGACAG GTGTTCAGCCAGTGGAACCCTGGATGTGTCGAACGAGTGAAGAAAATCCGTGACTATGCCTTTGTCCACTTTACCTCCCGGGAGGACGCTGTCCTGGCCATGGACCACCTCAACGGCACAGAGGTGGAAGGGTCCTGCATTGAGGTGACCCTCGCCAAGCCAGTCGATAAGGAGCAGTACTCACGTCAGAAGGCCTCAAAGGGGGGAGTTTCCGCCACTCCAGAGGCAACTCAGCAGAACTACGTGTACCAGTGTGATCCATACACACTTGCTTACTACGGTTATCCCTACAACACCCTCATCGGACCCAACAGGGACTACTTCGTCAAAG GTACTGTGCGAGGTCGTGGTCGTGCTGCTACAGGTAACCGTACCCCTGGGCCGCGGGGGTCATACCTGGGGGGTTACTCTGCCGGTCGTGGCATCTACAGCCGCTACCATGAGGGCAAGACCAAGCAGCCCGAAAAGCCCTATGAGCTGATGCCCAGTCTGGAGCTCGCTGCCTCCGTCAACCCAGTTGGCATCAAACCTGGCACAA TAGCGTTGCCAACTCTGGGCGGGCAGTACCCAGTGTTCAGTGCGGCTCCCGCAGCCAAACTGATGGAGGAGGGGAAGGTGCACACGGTGGAGCACCTTATCAACCCTCTGGCCATGCAACACCCTGAACACACCAccgccactgctgctgctgctgccaccgtCCTACCTGCAGTCTCTACCCCTCCACCTTTCCAG GGTCGTCCAATCACTCCCGTCTATGCCATGGCCCACAACGTCCAGCGTATCCCAGCAGCAAGCGGCCTGTACGGAGCTGGATACGTCCCCATCACAAACTACGCCGCCAACACGGCAGCTCTGGCCGCTCTGCAGAAGAATGCGGCGGTGGCGGCCGCGGCATACGGAGGTTACACTGGCTACGCCGTGCCGCAGGCCTTCCCTGCCACAGCCTTCCAGCTGCCCATCCACGATGTCTACCAGACATACTGA
- the rbm47 gene encoding RNA-binding protein 47 isoform X3, with product MTAEDPASSSTMSNNAAPSKPSKPSSGASHHSLHGQINIPEGVAGAPNEAALVALMERTGYSMVQENGQRKYGPPPGWNGPSPPRGCEIFVGKIPRDVYEDELVPVFESVGRIYEMRLMMDFDGKNRGYAFVMYTEKHEAKRAVRELNNYEVRPGRLLGVCSSVDNCRLFIGGIPKTKKREEILEEVSKVTEGVLDVIVYASAADKMKNRGFAFVEYESHRAAAMARRKLMPGRIQLWGHQIAVDWAEPEIDVDEDVMETVKILYVRNLMMETSEETIRQVFSQWNPGCVERVKKIRDYAFVHFTSREDAVLAMDHLNGTEVEGSCIEVTLAKPVDKEQYSRQKASKGGVSATPEATQQNYVYQCDPYTLAYYGYPYNTLIGPNRDYFVKAGTVRGRGRAATGNRTPGPRGSYLGGYSAGRGIYSRYHEGKTKQPEKPYELMPSLELAASVNPVGIKPGTIALPTLGGQYPVFSAAPAAKLMEEGKVHTVEHLINPLAMQHPEHTTATAAAAATVLPAVSTPPPFQGRPITPVYAMAHNVQRIPAASGLYGAGYVPITNYAANTAALAALQKNAAVAAAAYGGYTGYAVPQAFPATAFQLPIHDVYQTY from the exons ATGACAGCCGAAGATCCTGCTTCCTCCTCGACCATGAGCAATAACGCTGCCCCCTCCAAACCCTCCAAACCCTCCTCTGGTGCCTCCCACCACTCTCTCCATGGACAGATCAACATCCCTGAGGGTGTTGCGGGTGCTCCCAACGAGGCTGCACTGGTGGCCCTGATGGAGCGCACTGGCTACAGTATGGTCCAGGAAAACGGTCAGCGTAAATATGGTCCACCTCCTGGCTGGAACGGTCCATCTCCTCCACGGGGATGTGAAATCTTTGTGGGCAAAATCCCACGGGACGTTTATGAGGATGAGCTGGTCCCTGTGTTTGAGTCCGTAGGACGCATCTATGAGATGCGGCTGATGATGGACTTTGACGGGAAGAACCGAGGGTACGCATTTGTGAtgtacacagagaaacatgaggCCAAACGTGCCGTGCGGGAGCTCAACAACTATGAGGTGCGGCCTGGGCGGCTACTGGGGGTCTGCTCCTCAGTGGACAACTGCCGTCTTTTCATAGGCGGCATTCCCAAGACCAAAAAGCGTGAGGAGATTCTGGAGGAGGTGTCTAAGGTGACAGAAGGTGTACTAGACGTGATAGTTTATGCCAGCGCTGCAGATAAGATGAAGAACCGTGGCTTTGCCTTTGTAGAGTATGAGTCACATCGTGCGGCCGCCATGGCTCGCAGGAAGCTGATGCCTGGACGCATTCAGCTGTGGGGTCACCAGATCGCAGTGGACTGGGCCGAGCCAGAGATTGATGTGGACGAAGACGTGATGGAGACAGTGAAGATCCTCTACGTCAGGAATCTGATGATGGAGACCAGCGAAGAGACGATTAGACAG GTGTTCAGCCAGTGGAACCCTGGATGTGTCGAACGAGTGAAGAAAATCCGTGACTATGCCTTTGTCCACTTTACCTCCCGGGAGGACGCTGTCCTGGCCATGGACCACCTCAACGGCACAGAGGTGGAAGGGTCCTGCATTGAGGTGACCCTCGCCAAGCCAGTCGATAAGGAGCAGTACTCACGTCAGAAGGCCTCAAAGGGGGGAGTTTCCGCCACTCCAGAGGCAACTCAGCAGAACTACGTGTACCAGTGTGATCCATACACACTTGCTTACTACGGTTATCCCTACAACACCCTCATCGGACCCAACAGGGACTACTTCGTCAAAG cagGTACTGTGCGAGGTCGTGGTCGTGCTGCTACAGGTAACCGTACCCCTGGGCCGCGGGGGTCATACCTGGGGGGTTACTCTGCCGGTCGTGGCATCTACAGCCGCTACCATGAGGGCAAGACCAAGCAGCCCGAAAAGCCCTATGAGCTGATGCCCAGTCTGGAGCTCGCTGCCTCCGTCAACCCAGTTGGCATCAAACCTGGCACAA TAGCGTTGCCAACTCTGGGCGGGCAGTACCCAGTGTTCAGTGCGGCTCCCGCAGCCAAACTGATGGAGGAGGGGAAGGTGCACACGGTGGAGCACCTTATCAACCCTCTGGCCATGCAACACCCTGAACACACCAccgccactgctgctgctgctgccaccgtCCTACCTGCAGTCTCTACCCCTCCACCTTTCCAG GGTCGTCCAATCACTCCCGTCTATGCCATGGCCCACAACGTCCAGCGTATCCCAGCAGCAAGCGGCCTGTACGGAGCTGGATACGTCCCCATCACAAACTACGCCGCCAACACGGCAGCTCTGGCCGCTCTGCAGAAGAATGCGGCGGTGGCGGCCGCGGCATACGGAGGTTACACTGGCTACGCCGTGCCGCAGGCCTTCCCTGCCACAGCCTTCCAGCTGCCCATCCACGATGTCTACCAGACATACTGA
- the rbm47 gene encoding RNA-binding protein 47 isoform X1, translated as MTAEDPASSSTMSNNAAPSKPSKPSSGASHHSLHGQINIPEGVAGAPNEAALVALMERTGYSMVQENGQRKYGPPPGWNGPSPPRGCEIFVGKIPRDVYEDELVPVFESVGRIYEMRLMMDFDGKNRGYAFVMYTEKHEAKRAVRELNNYEVRPGRLLGVCSSVDNCRLFIGGIPKTKKREEILEEVSKVTEGVLDVIVYASAADKMKNRGFAFVEYESHRAAAMARRKLMPGRIQLWGHQIAVDWAEPEIDVDEDVMETVKILYVRNLMMETSEETIRQVFSQWNPGCVERVKKIRDYAFVHFTSREDAVLAMDHLNGTEVEGSCIEVTLAKPVDKEQYSRQKASKGGVSATPEATQQNYVYQCDPYTLAYYGYPYNTLIGPNRDYFVKGSPMIQNNAGTVRGRGRAATGNRTPGPRGSYLGGYSAGRGIYSRYHEGKTKQPEKPYELMPSLELAASVNPVGIKPGTIALPTLGGQYPVFSAAPAAKLMEEGKVHTVEHLINPLAMQHPEHTTATAAAAATVLPAVSTPPPFQGRPITPVYAMAHNVQRIPAASGLYGAGYVPITNYAANTAALAALQKNAAVAAAAYGGYTGYAVPQAFPATAFQLPIHDVYQTY; from the exons ATGACAGCCGAAGATCCTGCTTCCTCCTCGACCATGAGCAATAACGCTGCCCCCTCCAAACCCTCCAAACCCTCCTCTGGTGCCTCCCACCACTCTCTCCATGGACAGATCAACATCCCTGAGGGTGTTGCGGGTGCTCCCAACGAGGCTGCACTGGTGGCCCTGATGGAGCGCACTGGCTACAGTATGGTCCAGGAAAACGGTCAGCGTAAATATGGTCCACCTCCTGGCTGGAACGGTCCATCTCCTCCACGGGGATGTGAAATCTTTGTGGGCAAAATCCCACGGGACGTTTATGAGGATGAGCTGGTCCCTGTGTTTGAGTCCGTAGGACGCATCTATGAGATGCGGCTGATGATGGACTTTGACGGGAAGAACCGAGGGTACGCATTTGTGAtgtacacagagaaacatgaggCCAAACGTGCCGTGCGGGAGCTCAACAACTATGAGGTGCGGCCTGGGCGGCTACTGGGGGTCTGCTCCTCAGTGGACAACTGCCGTCTTTTCATAGGCGGCATTCCCAAGACCAAAAAGCGTGAGGAGATTCTGGAGGAGGTGTCTAAGGTGACAGAAGGTGTACTAGACGTGATAGTTTATGCCAGCGCTGCAGATAAGATGAAGAACCGTGGCTTTGCCTTTGTAGAGTATGAGTCACATCGTGCGGCCGCCATGGCTCGCAGGAAGCTGATGCCTGGACGCATTCAGCTGTGGGGTCACCAGATCGCAGTGGACTGGGCCGAGCCAGAGATTGATGTGGACGAAGACGTGATGGAGACAGTGAAGATCCTCTACGTCAGGAATCTGATGATGGAGACCAGCGAAGAGACGATTAGACAG GTGTTCAGCCAGTGGAACCCTGGATGTGTCGAACGAGTGAAGAAAATCCGTGACTATGCCTTTGTCCACTTTACCTCCCGGGAGGACGCTGTCCTGGCCATGGACCACCTCAACGGCACAGAGGTGGAAGGGTCCTGCATTGAGGTGACCCTCGCCAAGCCAGTCGATAAGGAGCAGTACTCACGTCAGAAGGCCTCAAAGGGGGGAGTTTCCGCCACTCCAGAGGCAACTCAGCAGAACTACGTGTACCAGTGTGATCCATACACACTTGCTTACTACGGTTATCCCTACAACACCCTCATCGGACCCAACAGGGACTACTTCGTCAAAG GATCCCCAATGATACAGAACAATG cagGTACTGTGCGAGGTCGTGGTCGTGCTGCTACAGGTAACCGTACCCCTGGGCCGCGGGGGTCATACCTGGGGGGTTACTCTGCCGGTCGTGGCATCTACAGCCGCTACCATGAGGGCAAGACCAAGCAGCCCGAAAAGCCCTATGAGCTGATGCCCAGTCTGGAGCTCGCTGCCTCCGTCAACCCAGTTGGCATCAAACCTGGCACAA TAGCGTTGCCAACTCTGGGCGGGCAGTACCCAGTGTTCAGTGCGGCTCCCGCAGCCAAACTGATGGAGGAGGGGAAGGTGCACACGGTGGAGCACCTTATCAACCCTCTGGCCATGCAACACCCTGAACACACCAccgccactgctgctgctgctgccaccgtCCTACCTGCAGTCTCTACCCCTCCACCTTTCCAG GGTCGTCCAATCACTCCCGTCTATGCCATGGCCCACAACGTCCAGCGTATCCCAGCAGCAAGCGGCCTGTACGGAGCTGGATACGTCCCCATCACAAACTACGCCGCCAACACGGCAGCTCTGGCCGCTCTGCAGAAGAATGCGGCGGTGGCGGCCGCGGCATACGGAGGTTACACTGGCTACGCCGTGCCGCAGGCCTTCCCTGCCACAGCCTTCCAGCTGCCCATCCACGATGTCTACCAGACATACTGA